In the genome of Synergistales bacterium, one region contains:
- a CDS encoding site-2 protease family protein — translation MGFPNISQLLLSVPAVLWAITFHEFCHGYVAYRLGDPTAKMQGRLTLNPLAHLDPIGALMLLIFRFGWAKPVPVNSRHFKNPKRDMLFVSLAGVTGNILTAIAVGLLIRVAPGLVTANTAVFQFLLIMIFMNLGLAFFNLLPIPPLDGSKVLYAVLPAKTLHIYFWLERYGMWVLLGLVFFGVIQAILGPLVRLGALLILPGWMGW, via the coding sequence ATGGGATTCCCCAATATCTCGCAACTCCTGCTCAGCGTGCCCGCCGTGCTGTGGGCCATCACCTTCCACGAGTTCTGCCACGGATACGTGGCCTACCGGCTCGGCGACCCCACAGCCAAGATGCAGGGACGCCTCACCCTCAACCCCCTCGCCCACCTCGACCCCATCGGCGCGCTGATGCTCCTGATCTTCCGCTTCGGCTGGGCCAAGCCGGTGCCCGTCAATTCGCGGCACTTCAAGAACCCCAAGCGCGACATGCTCTTCGTCTCGCTGGCCGGCGTCACCGGCAACATCCTGACCGCCATCGCAGTGGGGCTGCTGATCCGGGTGGCGCCCGGCCTCGTGACGGCCAACACGGCGGTCTTCCAGTTTCTGCTCATCATGATCTTCATGAACCTCGGCCTGGCCTTCTTCAACCTTTTGCCCATCCCGCCGCTGGACGGCTCCAAGGTGCTCTACGCCGTGCTCCCCGCCAAAACGCTGCACATCTACTTCTGGCTGGAGCGCTACGGCATGTGGGTGCTGCTGGGGCTGGTCTTCTTCGGCGTCATCCAGGCCATCCTCGGCCCCCT